The following proteins are co-located in the Pontiella desulfatans genome:
- a CDS encoding pirin family protein codes for MKTNQIVIRKADERGVAEHGWLHSRFSFSFAEYYDPRHMGFQSLRVINDDIIEPGEGFGTHPHENMEIISYVVEGALEHRDSMGNGSVVRPNDVQRMSAGSGITHSEFNPLDDQPMRLLQIWIKPNELNVEPSYEQKHYPPEEKTNTLKLVASPDGAEGSVSMHQDARLYASIIEPGATVVKQTESSRNVWVQVVSGKLTLNGELLVAGDGAAIEKAGPLAFTGVEPSEILVFDLA; via the coding sequence ATGAAGACGAATCAAATCGTAATCCGGAAAGCAGATGAGCGTGGCGTGGCGGAACATGGCTGGCTGCATAGCCGTTTTTCGTTCTCGTTCGCTGAATACTACGATCCACGCCACATGGGATTCCAATCCCTACGCGTCATCAACGACGACATCATCGAACCCGGCGAAGGATTCGGTACGCATCCGCACGAAAACATGGAAATCATTTCCTACGTGGTCGAAGGCGCGCTCGAACACCGCGACAGCATGGGCAACGGGTCGGTCGTCCGACCGAACGATGTGCAGCGAATGAGCGCCGGTTCAGGCATTACGCACAGCGAATTCAACCCGCTGGACGACCAACCGATGCGCTTGCTGCAAATCTGGATCAAACCCAATGAGCTCAATGTGGAACCGAGCTATGAGCAGAAACACTATCCGCCAGAAGAAAAGACCAATACGCTCAAGCTGGTCGCCTCGCCGGACGGAGCGGAAGGGTCCGTATCCATGCATCAGGACGCCCGGTTGTATGCATCGATAATCGAACCAGGCGCAACGGTCGTAAAACAAACCGAATCAAGCCGAAACGTTTGGGTCCAGGTGGTGAGCGGCAAGCTGACCCTTAATGGTGAGTTGCTCGTGGCCGGGGATGGAGCCGCCATCGAAAAAGCAGGCCCGTTGGCCTTCACGGGGGTCGAGCCCTCCGAAATACTCGTGTTCGACCTCGCTTAG
- a CDS encoding LysR family transcriptional regulator, with product MELRHLKYFIAVAEELHFGRAAERLHMAQPPLSQQIKNLEDELGVLLLARTKRKVELTPAGRLFLDEARLTLIQAERAQRIAVEADHGVRGHLRIGFVTSACYSILPGLIRRFRKENPLIDLELMEMTPSRQIAAMEEGSIDAGILRPPVGPSCLRVKTMLEEPMVAALPVDHRKADQKSINLKTLAGDAFILFPRHHGPGIFDVVMKACHEAGFTPSVSYSPNEMQTILAYVAAGMGVSLVPQSLSGFHQHSIVYQSLRGSRVRVELALISRRSEENPILDLFSALGSEVGMEYASQFQKTLTQ from the coding sequence ATGGAGCTGAGGCATCTGAAATATTTCATTGCGGTGGCCGAGGAGTTGCATTTCGGTCGGGCCGCCGAGCGTCTGCACATGGCGCAGCCCCCGTTGAGCCAGCAGATTAAAAACCTGGAAGACGAACTTGGCGTGTTGCTCCTTGCGCGCACCAAGCGCAAGGTTGAACTCACTCCGGCGGGCCGGCTTTTTCTGGATGAGGCCCGCCTGACATTGATTCAGGCAGAGCGGGCACAACGGATTGCGGTCGAGGCCGACCACGGCGTGCGCGGCCATTTGCGTATCGGATTTGTTACCTCCGCCTGCTACAGCATTCTTCCGGGACTCATCCGCCGCTTCCGAAAGGAAAACCCGCTGATTGATCTGGAGTTGATGGAAATGACTCCTTCCAGGCAGATTGCGGCCATGGAGGAGGGGAGCATTGATGCCGGGATCCTCCGCCCGCCTGTAGGGCCTAGCTGCCTCAGGGTAAAAACGATGTTGGAGGAACCGATGGTTGCCGCACTGCCGGTCGATCACCGAAAAGCCGACCAAAAATCCATCAACCTGAAGACCTTGGCCGGCGACGCCTTCATCCTTTTTCCCCGCCACCACGGCCCCGGCATTTTCGACGTCGTCATGAAAGCCTGCCATGAAGCCGGTTTCACACCGAGCGTATCCTATTCGCCCAACGAGATGCAGACCATTCTAGCCTATGTCGCCGCCGGAATGGGAGTGTCGCTGGTTCCGCAGTCCCTGTCCGGTTTTCACCAACACTCCATCGTGTACCAGTCGCTTCGTGGTAGCCGTGTGCGGGTCGAGTTGGCATTGATTAGCCGACGGAGCGAAGAGAATCCGATTCTTGATCTTTTCAGTGCACTGGGTTCCGAGGTGGGTATGGAATATGCCAGCCAGTTCCAGAAAACGTTAACCCAGTAA
- a CDS encoding SHD1 domain-containing protein yields MKAIAAITALTLTALVPSSALAEMRTWTDSFGRKIQAEMIENMNGNITLLMDGGKEVQVSISSLSADDQKFVLVNSPPKIDIQVAQATDRKNQGFSFADANNSANDRDVQVQTSSTEYKITLKRSGTIPYHKPIHAEFYLIGFDKEEQAFVLLDKTVTRVDFNQEASKGTFVFNSDNVTVRNLQGGREKGTELYGNLVVLVDDQNRVFNIKGSRSKIEEHTARIRKRKEGDSVKKADLESADNRLN; encoded by the coding sequence ATGAAAGCAATCGCCGCCATAACCGCACTGACCCTAACTGCACTCGTCCCGTCCTCCGCGCTTGCCGAGATGCGAACCTGGACAGATTCCTTCGGCCGAAAGATCCAGGCCGAGATGATCGAAAACATGAATGGCAACATCACCCTGCTGATGGATGGCGGAAAAGAGGTGCAGGTTTCGATCAGCAGCCTCTCTGCGGACGACCAAAAATTTGTGCTCGTGAACAGCCCGCCGAAAATCGACATCCAGGTGGCGCAGGCCACCGACCGGAAAAACCAAGGGTTCTCCTTCGCGGATGCCAACAACTCCGCCAACGACCGCGACGTGCAGGTTCAGACCTCCTCCACGGAATACAAGATTACGCTGAAGAGAAGCGGTACCATTCCATACCACAAACCGATCCACGCCGAATTCTATCTCATTGGCTTCGACAAGGAGGAACAGGCGTTCGTGCTTCTCGACAAGACCGTAACCCGTGTCGACTTCAACCAGGAGGCTTCCAAGGGAACATTTGTGTTCAACTCGGACAATGTAACTGTTCGGAACCTCCAAGGCGGACGGGAAAAAGGGACCGAGCTCTATGGAAACCTCGTGGTGCTGGTGGACGACCAAAACCGCGTCTTCAACATCAAGGGAAGCCGCTCCAAAATCGAGGAGCACACCGCGCGCATCCGCAAGCGCAAGGAGGGCGACTCCGTGAAAAAAGCCGATCTGGAATCCGCCGACAACCGCCTGAACTAA
- a CDS encoding ABC transporter ATP-binding protein, whose translation MIKRFVAFYRPHRPLFALDLSMAFVRSLCAILIPLVTRHLFKLGEAPAAEVAGTVALLAMLVVVLSFSAFSNIKWGHVLGTRIETDMRGVLFRHLQKLSFSYFDKTKTGHIMSRLSNDLFTISEVAHHVPEDLFLATFTISGAFACMFWMNPTLAWIALIPLPVMVLCGILFQKRFRKNVRVMRRRVADINANIENSIQGIREVKSFASEHHAVAQFDEVNHDFRESKETMYHTMAAFHSTMMGLIHSHEILITVAGAIMVFNGKADIADILVFLMFARFMTKPIDRMVNFVEQFGQGAASFERFTEIMDIEPDIQDRPNPVEPEHVTGAIEVANLSFAYEGNDAKVLNQVSVSIKAGQTVALVGESGAGKSTLAALIPRFYEAREGRIAIDGVNVLDLRQHFLREQIGIVQQSPFLFDTTIRDNILFGNREANEEELVAAARQANILDFIESLPEGFDSPVGEHGVKLSGGQKQRVSIARVFLKNPPILIFDEATSALDTESEQLIQDAMERLCKDRTTIIIAHRLSTVKHADTIFVLRDGQVVENGTHQALTALGGYYHTLYTKSLF comes from the coding sequence ATGATCAAGCGCTTTGTTGCATTCTACCGGCCGCACCGGCCCCTGTTTGCACTCGACCTCTCCATGGCGTTTGTCCGTTCGCTGTGCGCCATCCTGATTCCGCTCGTCACGCGCCACCTCTTCAAACTGGGCGAAGCCCCGGCGGCGGAGGTCGCCGGAACCGTCGCCCTGCTTGCCATGCTCGTGGTGGTGCTCTCCTTCTCCGCCTTCAGCAACATCAAGTGGGGGCACGTGCTCGGAACGCGTATCGAGACCGACATGCGCGGCGTGCTCTTCCGCCATTTGCAAAAGCTCTCGTTCAGCTATTTCGACAAAACGAAGACCGGACACATCATGTCGCGCCTGAGCAACGACCTCTTCACCATCTCCGAAGTGGCGCACCATGTCCCGGAAGATCTCTTCCTGGCCACCTTCACCATCAGCGGCGCCTTCGCCTGCATGTTCTGGATGAACCCCACCCTCGCGTGGATCGCCCTGATCCCCCTGCCGGTCATGGTGCTCTGCGGCATCCTCTTCCAAAAGCGCTTCCGCAAGAACGTGCGCGTCATGCGCCGCCGCGTGGCCGACATCAACGCCAACATCGAAAACTCGATCCAGGGCATCCGCGAGGTTAAATCCTTCGCCAGCGAACACCACGCCGTGGCCCAGTTCGACGAGGTTAACCACGACTTCCGCGAGTCGAAGGAAACGATGTACCACACCATGGCCGCCTTCCACTCCACCATGATGGGGCTCATCCACAGCCACGAAATCCTCATCACCGTCGCCGGCGCGATCATGGTGTTCAACGGAAAGGCCGACATTGCCGACATTCTCGTTTTCCTCATGTTCGCGCGCTTCATGACCAAGCCGATCGACCGCATGGTCAATTTTGTCGAACAGTTTGGCCAGGGCGCCGCCTCGTTCGAGCGCTTCACCGAAATCATGGATATCGAGCCCGACATCCAGGACCGCCCCAACCCGGTCGAACCCGAACACGTGACCGGCGCGATCGAAGTGGCCAACCTCTCCTTCGCCTACGAAGGCAACGACGCCAAGGTGTTGAACCAGGTATCCGTCTCCATCAAGGCCGGCCAGACCGTGGCGCTCGTCGGTGAATCCGGCGCGGGCAAGTCCACCCTCGCCGCGCTGATTCCCCGCTTCTACGAAGCCCGGGAAGGCCGCATCGCCATCGACGGCGTCAACGTCCTCGACCTGCGCCAGCACTTCCTGCGCGAACAAATCGGCATTGTTCAGCAGTCGCCCTTCCTGTTCGACACCACCATCCGCGACAACATTCTTTTTGGCAACCGCGAAGCGAACGAAGAAGAGCTGGTCGCCGCCGCCCGGCAGGCCAACATTCTCGACTTCATCGAATCGCTGCCCGAAGGCTTCGACTCGCCCGTCGGCGAGCACGGCGTCAAACTTTCCGGCGGGCAAAAACAGCGCGTCTCCATCGCCCGGGTCTTCCTGAAGAATCCGCCCATCCTCATTTTCGACGAGGCCACCTCCGCGCTCGACACCGAGTCCGAACAGCTGATCCAGGATGCCATGGAGCGCCTGTGCAAAGACCGCACAACGATCATCATCGCCCACCGCCTCTCCACCGTGAAACACGCCGACACCATCTTTGTCCTGCGCGACGGCCAAGTCGTTGAGAACGGTACGCACCAGGCATTGACGGCTCTCGGGGGCTACTACCACACCCTCTACACCAAAAGCCTTTTCTAA
- the pyk gene encoding pyruvate kinase translates to MYKKQTKIICTIAHNRCERDFIQKLYDAGMNVARLNTAHISLEEADMMLENIRAVSASIGVLIDTKGPEVRTCEMQDAIELVTGDLVRIGDKSVPEAGFKVNYEDFCEEVPVGSDILIDDGETHLTVVEKQAGLLVCRAENNGAIKNRKSVNVPNVELDLPALTEKDANFIDWATRSDVEFIAHSFVRNRDDVMAIQSILNMRKSPVKIIAKIENREGVDNLEEILDVAHGVMVARGDLGIEIPAEEVPIIQKRMIKTCIRRVKPVITATQMLHTMIDNPRATRAEVSDVANAIYDGTDAVMLSGETAYGKYPVEAVTTMADIARNVEAQETTMTHDLPVVQQSAELMPRNHLAKSAVAMAAAIPAKAIITSTKSGDTAQICASYRGKTPIFALSASARTVRELSLNYGVYAEKIDIPPTTDALVKAALKQLVDEGLIEMDDLIVFIGGGHIYSAHTNFLQVDTPATLLK, encoded by the coding sequence ATGTACAAGAAACAGACCAAAATCATCTGTACCATCGCCCACAACCGCTGCGAGCGCGACTTTATCCAGAAACTCTACGATGCCGGCATGAACGTCGCCCGCCTCAACACGGCCCACATCTCCCTGGAAGAGGCCGACATGATGCTCGAAAACATCCGCGCGGTATCCGCAAGCATCGGCGTGCTGATCGATACCAAGGGCCCCGAAGTGCGCACCTGCGAAATGCAAGACGCCATCGAGCTGGTCACCGGCGATCTTGTGCGCATCGGCGACAAGTCGGTTCCGGAGGCTGGGTTCAAGGTCAACTACGAAGATTTCTGCGAGGAAGTCCCCGTTGGCAGCGACATCCTCATCGACGACGGCGAGACGCACCTGACCGTGGTTGAAAAACAGGCGGGCCTGCTCGTCTGCCGGGCCGAAAACAATGGCGCAATCAAAAACAGGAAGAGCGTCAACGTGCCCAACGTCGAGCTCGACCTGCCCGCACTCACCGAAAAGGACGCCAACTTCATCGACTGGGCCACCCGCTCCGATGTCGAGTTCATCGCCCACTCCTTCGTGCGCAACCGCGACGACGTAATGGCAATCCAAAGCATCCTCAACATGCGCAAGAGTCCCGTCAAGATCATCGCCAAAATCGAAAACCGCGAAGGGGTCGACAACCTCGAGGAGATCCTCGACGTCGCCCATGGCGTAATGGTTGCCCGCGGCGACCTGGGCATCGAGATTCCCGCCGAAGAGGTTCCGATCATCCAGAAACGGATGATCAAAACCTGCATCCGCCGCGTGAAGCCCGTCATCACCGCCACCCAGATGCTGCATACGATGATCGACAACCCGCGCGCCACCCGCGCCGAGGTTTCGGATGTTGCCAACGCCATCTACGACGGCACCGACGCCGTCATGCTCTCCGGCGAAACCGCCTATGGCAAATACCCGGTCGAGGCCGTCACCACCATGGCCGATATCGCCCGCAACGTCGAAGCCCAGGAGACGACGATGACCCACGATCTCCCGGTCGTCCAGCAATCGGCCGAGCTGATGCCGCGCAACCACCTGGCCAAATCGGCCGTGGCCATGGCGGCCGCCATTCCGGCCAAGGCCATCATCACCAGCACCAAGTCCGGCGACACCGCCCAGATCTGCGCCTCCTACCGGGGCAAGACCCCGATCTTCGCGCTTTCCGCCAGCGCGCGCACCGTGCGCGAACTTTCGCTCAACTATGGCGTCTATGCCGAAAAGATCGATATTCCGCCAACCACCGACGCATTGGTGAAGGCAGCCCTCAAACAACTGGTCGACGAGGGGCTGATTGAGATGGACGACCTGATCGTCTTCATCGGCGGAGGACACATCTATTCCGCCCACACCAACTTCCTCCAGGTCGATACCCCCGCCACCCTGTTGAAATGA
- a CDS encoding SlyX family protein codes for MFHGMEERIIQLETLSALQDETIAQLNNEVFRQQQDLARLNKRLEKLENKLEELQHPQEIARNERPPHY; via the coding sequence ATGTTCCACGGCATGGAAGAGCGGATCATCCAACTTGAAACCCTTTCGGCCCTGCAGGACGAAACCATTGCGCAGCTCAACAACGAGGTTTTCCGGCAACAGCAGGATCTCGCGCGGCTCAACAAACGGCTGGAAAAACTCGAAAACAAACTCGAAGAACTTCAGCATCCCCAGGAAATTGCAAGAAACGAACGTCCGCCGCACTATTGA
- a CDS encoding SpoIIE family protein phosphatase → MPDNLHDTGFLLQNLMEHMTDNIYFKDRQSRFIMVNRAFCEWTGLDCGAVVGKTDFDLFASEHAQQAYADEQRIIETGQPLIGIEEKETWEDGHITWVSTTKMPLKNSDGETIGTFGVSRNITDHKEAELKANYYSEQIRRIKEEMEEDVRMAGELQKTFFPRHYPCFPEGVAPGQSGVGFFHHYHASGLVSGDFCTVRRLSESESGIFLCDVMGHGVRAALGTALICAMVEEISGEAQNPGDFLARMNELLLPIMRQEDMFLYATACYAVFDARSGLLRIANAGHPIPLHSRGGEGGVGWLFGDESVRGPALAIAEGAEYETFDIQLGVGDSVVMYTDGLYEVEDASGEEFGEQRLLAAAQRLAGQSLEALFPALVAEASAYAGGKLDDDVCLVGLHYRKPMQ, encoded by the coding sequence ATGCCTGACAATTTGCATGATACCGGTTTCTTGCTTCAGAACCTGATGGAGCATATGACCGACAACATCTACTTCAAGGACCGCCAGTCGCGCTTCATCATGGTCAACCGGGCCTTCTGCGAATGGACGGGGTTGGACTGCGGGGCGGTGGTCGGGAAAACCGATTTCGACCTCTTTGCCTCGGAGCATGCGCAACAGGCCTACGCGGACGAACAGCGCATCATCGAAACCGGCCAACCACTGATCGGCATCGAGGAAAAGGAGACCTGGGAAGACGGGCACATCACTTGGGTCTCCACCACCAAGATGCCGCTGAAGAATTCCGATGGGGAGACGATCGGCACGTTCGGGGTTTCGCGCAATATCACCGACCATAAGGAGGCCGAGCTCAAGGCCAACTATTATTCCGAGCAAATCCGCCGCATTAAGGAGGAGATGGAGGAGGATGTGCGCATGGCGGGCGAGCTGCAGAAAACCTTCTTCCCCCGCCACTACCCCTGTTTCCCCGAAGGCGTTGCGCCCGGCCAAAGCGGCGTCGGCTTCTTCCACCACTACCACGCCAGCGGGTTGGTCAGTGGCGACTTCTGCACCGTTCGCCGTCTTTCCGAAAGCGAATCGGGCATCTTCCTGTGCGATGTGATGGGGCACGGGGTGCGCGCGGCCCTCGGCACGGCGCTGATCTGCGCGATGGTCGAAGAGATTTCCGGGGAGGCCCAAAACCCCGGCGATTTCCTCGCCCGCATGAACGAGCTCCTGCTGCCCATCATGCGGCAGGAGGATATGTTCCTCTACGCCACCGCCTGCTACGCGGTGTTCGATGCCCGCAGCGGCTTGTTGCGGATCGCCAACGCCGGCCATCCCATCCCGCTGCATTCCCGGGGCGGCGAAGGCGGCGTGGGCTGGCTCTTCGGCGATGAATCCGTGCGGGGCCCCGCCCTGGCCATCGCCGAGGGGGCGGAATACGAAACCTTCGATATTCAATTGGGGGTTGGCGATTCGGTGGTCATGTATACCGACGGGCTCTACGAAGTGGAGGATGCCTCCGGCGAGGAGTTTGGCGAACAGCGTCTGCTGGCGGCGGCGCAACGGCTGGCCGGCCAATCCCTGGAGGCCCTCTTCCCGGCGCTCGTGGCCGAGGCCAGCGCCTATGCGGGCGGAAAGCTCGACGACGACGTCTGCCTGGTTGGCCTGCATTACCGGAAGCCGATGCAATAG
- a CDS encoding PP2C family protein-serine/threonine phosphatase yields the protein MDLRDKDYLLLKNLMDNMTDSIYFKDLESRFVMVNRASARWQGFEQPDDAIGTSDFDTYQEEDARRMFADEQRIIETGIPLVGLEEEETSKNGQVAWVSTTKMPLRDDDGRIVGTFGISRDITEHKQAELSAARYAEQVRLIKEEMEDDVRMAAELQKTFFPNTYPSFPAGCAPADSRVGFLHRYHPSGMVSGDFCSIRRLSETKCGVLQCDVMGHGVRAALVTALICAIVEELSQQEHDPGAYLARMNELLLPTLRRDDSFLYATACYLVFDTATGLLRHANAGHPVPLLFQGAAAEWLMEDAALRGPALAVCEGTEFLTLEKQLAPGDSVVMYTDGLYEVEGANGEEFGEQRLADSARRHARLPLRELFPALIGDARRFAGANAFDDDICLVGLECRALQEEKD from the coding sequence ATGGACCTGAGGGACAAAGACTACCTATTGCTCAAGAACCTCATGGACAACATGACGGACAGCATCTACTTCAAGGATCTTGAATCCCGTTTCGTCATGGTCAACCGCGCCTCGGCCCGGTGGCAAGGCTTCGAGCAACCCGACGACGCCATCGGCACCTCCGATTTCGACACCTACCAGGAAGAGGATGCCCGCCGGATGTTCGCGGACGAGCAGCGCATCATCGAGACCGGCATCCCCTTGGTGGGGCTCGAGGAGGAGGAAACCTCCAAGAACGGGCAGGTGGCCTGGGTTTCCACCACCAAGATGCCGCTGCGCGACGACGACGGGCGGATCGTGGGCACCTTCGGCATCTCGCGCGACATCACCGAACACAAGCAGGCCGAGCTGAGCGCCGCCCGCTATGCCGAGCAGGTCCGCCTCATCAAGGAGGAGATGGAGGACGATGTCCGCATGGCCGCCGAACTCCAGAAAACCTTTTTCCCGAACACCTACCCATCCTTCCCCGCAGGATGCGCCCCCGCCGATAGCCGCGTGGGCTTTCTCCACCGCTACCACCCCAGCGGCATGGTCAGCGGCGATTTCTGCTCCATCCGCCGCCTGTCCGAAACCAAATGCGGCGTCCTGCAATGCGATGTGATGGGCCATGGCGTCCGCGCCGCCCTGGTTACGGCCCTGATCTGCGCGATCGTCGAGGAATTGTCGCAGCAGGAGCACGACCCCGGCGCCTATCTCGCCCGAATGAACGAGCTGCTGCTGCCCACCCTGCGGCGGGACGACTCGTTCCTCTACGCCACCGCCTGCTATCTGGTCTTCGATACCGCCACCGGCCTGCTGCGCCATGCCAACGCCGGGCATCCCGTTCCGCTTCTTTTCCAGGGGGCGGCCGCCGAATGGCTGATGGAGGATGCGGCGCTGCGCGGACCGGCCCTGGCCGTCTGCGAAGGGACGGAGTTCCTGACCCTGGAAAAACAGCTTGCCCCCGGCGATTCGGTGGTCATGTATACCGATGGACTCTACGAAGTCGAAGGGGCCAACGGCGAGGAATTCGGGGAACAACGGCTGGCCGACTCCGCGCGGCGGCATGCCCGGCTCCCCCTTCGGGAATTGTTCCCGGCCTTGATCGGCGATGCCCGGCGGTTTGCCGGCGCCAACGCCTTCGACGACGATATTTGCCTGGTCGGCCTCGAGTGCCGGGCGCTACAGGAAGAAAAGGATTAG
- a CDS encoding SpoIIE family protein phosphatase: protein MEHQANHGFLLENLMNNSSDSIYFKDLQSRFIKVNQACADKHGWESPESVKGKSDFDTFTQEHAEQAFADEQRIIKTGEPLDAVEEKETWPDGSVTWVSTTKLPLRNEAGEIIGTFGMSRDITEHKEAELRARRYADEINNIKDEMENDVRMAGQLQKNFFPRTYPDYPEGAGQEASCVEFLHRFNLNRQVTGDYCAIMRVSDHEAGIFLCDICGVGVRAALGTALIRGIMQEISSLGNDPGAYLARMNGLLLPLLHQEGLALDATACYLVFDVRTGMTRFANAGHSMPIHFQDGTAAQWLTEGCSQCVGDPLALKPEAAYATVERQLAPGDSVVLFTDGLYSVCNNVDDPLGKKRLLDAAHSLVGEPLADIFDGLEGDALAFSRNGCFSDDVCLVGFHYRKPMGG from the coding sequence ATGGAGCATCAAGCCAACCATGGTTTCCTGCTGGAAAACCTCATGAACAACTCGTCGGATTCGATCTATTTCAAGGATCTCCAATCCCGCTTCATCAAGGTGAACCAAGCCTGCGCCGACAAGCACGGGTGGGAGTCCCCGGAATCGGTCAAGGGAAAGAGCGATTTCGATACCTTCACGCAGGAACATGCCGAACAGGCCTTCGCCGATGAACAGCGCATCATCAAAACCGGGGAGCCGCTCGACGCGGTCGAGGAAAAGGAAACCTGGCCGGATGGTTCGGTCACCTGGGTGTCCACCACCAAGCTGCCGCTACGCAACGAGGCCGGCGAGATCATCGGAACCTTCGGGATGTCGCGCGATATCACCGAGCATAAGGAGGCCGAACTGCGAGCCCGGCGCTATGCCGATGAAATCAACAACATCAAAGACGAGATGGAAAACGATGTCCGCATGGCCGGCCAGCTGCAGAAAAACTTTTTCCCGCGCACCTATCCAGACTATCCGGAAGGGGCCGGCCAGGAGGCGAGCTGTGTGGAATTCCTGCACCGCTTCAACCTCAACCGGCAGGTAACCGGCGACTATTGCGCCATCATGCGCGTGTCCGACCACGAGGCCGGCATCTTCCTGTGCGATATCTGCGGGGTGGGTGTGCGAGCCGCGCTGGGCACGGCGCTGATCCGCGGCATCATGCAGGAGATCTCTTCGCTGGGGAACGATCCGGGTGCCTATCTTGCGCGGATGAACGGCCTGCTGCTGCCGCTGCTCCACCAGGAAGGCCTGGCGCTCGATGCCACCGCCTGCTACCTGGTGTTCGATGTCCGGACCGGCATGACCCGGTTTGCGAATGCCGGCCATTCCATGCCGATCCATTTCCAGGACGGAACGGCCGCCCAATGGCTCACCGAAGGGTGCTCCCAATGCGTAGGCGACCCGCTGGCCCTGAAACCCGAAGCCGCCTACGCCACCGTCGAGCGCCAGCTCGCTCCCGGCGATTCCGTGGTGCTCTTCACCGACGGCTTATACTCGGTGTGCAACAACGTGGACGATCCCCTGGGTAAAAAGCGCCTGCTCGATGCCGCCCATAGTTTGGTGGGCGAACCCTTGGCGGACATCTTCGATGGCCTGGAGGGCGATGCCCTCGCCTTCTCCAGGAACGGCTGCTTTTCCGACGACGTCTGCCTGGTGGGCTTCCACTACCGGAAACCCATGGGCGGCTAG
- a CDS encoding DUF1573 domain-containing protein, translating to MKLITTLCLLACCASRAGLEWKEKEVAMEVLPTQVFTEAVFRFTNAGPQPITIGDVRVGCGCLAPRLAKRTYAVGEDGELVIRFDLRNRTGQQKKQVVVKTSDGAETKLTTLADIPKAYDIAPIMMKWVDGNTAESKTAKLVNPNKIPIKLVSANSSHKDLPVVLKTIREGFEYEVVVTRAPTARNARAVVRIETEKLDGQESKTLKFYVHAQ from the coding sequence ATGAAACTGATAACCACACTTTGCCTATTGGCTTGCTGCGCCTCCCGCGCCGGTCTCGAATGGAAGGAAAAAGAGGTTGCGATGGAGGTGCTGCCCACGCAGGTCTTCACCGAAGCCGTGTTCCGTTTCACGAATGCCGGGCCGCAACCGATCACCATTGGCGATGTGCGCGTCGGGTGCGGCTGCCTTGCCCCCAGGTTGGCTAAGCGCACCTACGCCGTCGGCGAAGACGGCGAGCTCGTCATCCGGTTCGACCTCCGCAACCGTACCGGCCAGCAAAAAAAACAGGTTGTCGTGAAAACCAGCGATGGGGCCGAAACCAAGCTGACGACCCTGGCCGATATCCCCAAGGCCTACGACATCGCGCCCATCATGATGAAGTGGGTCGATGGCAATACCGCGGAGAGCAAGACGGCCAAGCTCGTCAATCCCAACAAAATCCCGATCAAACTCGTTTCCGCAAACTCGTCGCACAAGGATCTCCCCGTCGTGCTGAAAACCATCCGCGAAGGCTTCGAATACGAGGTGGTGGTCACCCGCGCCCCCACGGCCAGGAATGCCCGCGCCGTCGTCCGCATCGAGACCGAAAAGCTGGACGGCCAGGAATCCAAAACCCTCAAGTTCTACGTCCACGCGCAATAA
- a CDS encoding phospholipase D-like domain-containing protein encodes MVEFVKNRGIYEQVIMEMVPSATEFVWIATADIKDMHVGSRASFRPFLAVLSELVEEGVSIRLLHAKEPGENFRRDFDRYPALLAGLERNICPRVHLKSIVVDGRIAYLGSANLTGAGMGAKGKDRRNFESGIVSDEPSIVSGTMEQFDEIWMGAQCDTCQRRDYCADPIA; translated from the coding sequence ATGGTCGAGTTTGTCAAAAACCGCGGGATCTACGAACAGGTCATCATGGAGATGGTGCCCTCGGCCACGGAGTTTGTCTGGATCGCCACGGCCGACATCAAGGACATGCACGTCGGGAGCCGCGCCAGCTTCCGCCCGTTCCTGGCGGTCTTGTCGGAATTGGTGGAGGAGGGGGTTTCCATCCGCCTGTTGCACGCCAAGGAACCCGGCGAAAACTTCCGGCGGGATTTCGACCGCTATCCCGCCCTGCTCGCCGGCCTCGAACGCAATATTTGCCCGCGCGTCCACTTGAAGTCCATCGTCGTCGATGGCCGGATCGCCTATCTCGGCAGCGCCAACCTCACCGGCGCCGGCATGGGTGCCAAGGGCAAGGACCGCCGCAACTTCGAGTCCGGCATTGTTTCCGACGAACCCTCCATCGTCTCCGGCACCATGGAGCAGTTCGACGAAATCTGGATGGGCGCCCAATGCGACACCTGCCAGCGCCGCGACTACTGCGCCGACCCTATTGCATGA